From Gopherus flavomarginatus isolate rGopFla2 chromosome 7, rGopFla2.mat.asm, whole genome shotgun sequence, the proteins below share one genomic window:
- the LOC127055833 gene encoding uncharacterized protein LOC127055833: MDSPPVLRIPSRSADTQGSPQGAQRQSPGDSHSSSMGQTALVPHVAGPLSSQPSYPAPTSGPDHPGPRQAMSPGPSVSAPYGVAPAWLTGSELRCSTPVREVLMGSRKPSTRATYSAKWKRFSCWCSEKALRPVETPVTTILDYIWSLKTQGLALSSLRVHLAAISAFHPGMDGCSVFSHPMVVRFLKGLERLYPQIRPPAPSWDLNLVLTRLMGPPFEPLATCSLLYLSWKTAFLVAITSARRVSELRALTVDPPYTIFHKDKVQLRPHPAFLPKVVSAFHVNQEIFLPVFFPKPHSSRREQQLHSLDVRRALAFYVDRTKPFCKSPQLFVAVADRVKGLPISSQRLSSWVTSCIRTCYDLAHVPAGRVTAHSTRAQASSLAFLARVPIQEICRAATWSSVHTFASHYALVQQSRDDAAFGSAVLQAATSHSDPTA; the protein is encoded by the coding sequence atggacagcccacctgtgttacgcattccctcccgttccgctgatacacagggttctcctcaaggtgcgcagagacagagcccgggtgattctcatagctccagcatgggccagacagctttggtaccccatgttgctggacctctcagtagccaacccagttaccctgcccctacatcgggacctgatcacccaggaccacggcaggctatgtcacccggaccttccgtctctgcaccttacggcgtggctcctgcgtggttgacaggctccgagcTGCGCtgttctaccccggttcgggaggttctcatgggcagtagaaagccttccaccagggcgacctactcagctaagtggaagcgtttctcctgctggtgttcagagaaagctcttcgCCCTGTggagactcccgtcaccactattttagactacatctggtccctgaAGACCCAGGGTCTAgcgttgtcgtccctccgggtccacctagcggccatctccgcGTTTCACCCGGGAATGGACGgttgttctgtcttctcccaccctatggtggtgagattcctgaagggactggagcggcTCTATCCACAAATCCGCCCTCCagccccttcatgggacctcaacctggtcctaactcggctcatgggccctccattcgagccattagctacttgctccctgctctacctctcgtggaagaccgccttcctagtggccattacctcagctagacgagtgtccGAACTGAGGGCCCTCACAGTGGACCCGCCGTATAccatcttccataaagacaaggtacagctgaggcctcaccctgcctttcttcccaaggtagtctcagctttccatgttaatcaggagattttcctcccagtctttttcccaaagccccattcgtcccgcagagagcagcagctccactcgctagatgtacgtagggcgctagcattttatgtggacaggaccaaacccttctgcaaatccccccagttatttgtggcggtagcggaccgggttAAGGGGCTGCCaatttcctcccagaggctatcttcctgggttacctcctgcatcaggacctgctacgacctggcccacgttccagcgggccgtgtgactgctcactccaccagagcacaggcatcatcgctggctttcctggCCCGCGTACcgatccaagagatttgtagggcggcgacctggtcatcggtccacacattcgcttcccattacgccctggttcagcagtccagagatgatgcggcctttggctctgcagtactccaggccgcgacctctcactccgaccccaccgcctag